A single Paraburkholderia sp. FT54 DNA region contains:
- a CDS encoding cation transporter, producing MTIEFQVEGMSCQHCVAAVTNAIREHDEAARVQVDLAAGRVMVESAQAAETLKAAIDEAGYTVTGVANGATNNAGGSTSGASGTR from the coding sequence ATGACGATTGAATTTCAGGTAGAAGGCATGAGCTGCCAGCATTGTGTGGCAGCGGTCACGAACGCAATCCGCGAACACGATGAGGCCGCGCGAGTCCAGGTGGATCTCGCAGCGGGGCGCGTCATGGTGGAATCGGCGCAAGCGGCTGAGACGCTGAAGGCCGCCATCGACGAAGCCGGCTACACAGTGACTGGCGTGGCAAATGGCGCGACAAATAACGCAGGCGGCTCAACAAGCGGCGCGTCCGGCACCCGTTAA
- a CDS encoding SDR family oxidoreductase, whose protein sequence is MLKVAVIGASGLLGRALVAELAQQAGWQVVATAFSRPAPGTVALDIRDAQAVEQFVEREAPDALVIAAAERRPDVCEHDPALARALNVDAVRSLAAAANRRGAWTLSISTDYVFDGTHPPYQHDSVPAPLNAYGRSKLEGEHALAESTDLGCVLRLPLLYGPIVSWAESAVTSLVPAIAASAAPGGKSAVMDAWAIRYPTFTPDVAFVIRQMLERHAQGDAIRGMVQWSGDEPMNKYEIAVRLAEALQLDAHLTPQPTPADATPRPHNCHLASNRLEALGIGRRTPFDTAIRQVLAAFPWRGAAQA, encoded by the coding sequence ATGCTCAAAGTTGCTGTCATTGGTGCCTCCGGGCTGCTAGGCCGCGCGCTCGTCGCCGAGCTGGCGCAACAGGCCGGCTGGCAGGTCGTGGCCACGGCGTTCAGCCGGCCCGCGCCGGGCACGGTAGCGCTGGATATTCGCGACGCGCAGGCGGTCGAGCAGTTCGTCGAGCGCGAAGCGCCGGACGCGCTCGTGATTGCCGCGGCGGAGCGTCGGCCGGACGTGTGCGAACATGATCCGGCGCTGGCCCGCGCGCTGAATGTCGATGCGGTGCGCAGCCTTGCCGCGGCGGCAAACCGGCGTGGCGCATGGACGTTGTCGATCTCAACCGATTACGTGTTCGACGGCACGCACCCGCCCTACCAGCACGATTCCGTGCCCGCTCCGCTCAATGCCTATGGGCGCAGCAAGCTCGAAGGCGAGCACGCGCTGGCCGAATCGACCGACCTCGGCTGCGTGCTGCGTTTGCCGCTGCTGTACGGGCCGATCGTCAGTTGGGCGGAGTCGGCCGTGACGAGTCTCGTGCCGGCGATCGCCGCGTCGGCTGCGCCCGGGGGCAAATCCGCCGTCATGGACGCATGGGCGATCCGTTATCCCACCTTCACGCCCGACGTCGCCTTCGTGATCCGGCAGATGCTCGAACGGCATGCGCAGGGCGATGCGATTCGCGGCATGGTGCAATGGTCGGGCGACGAGCCGATGAACAAGTACGAGATCGCCGTGCGCCTTGCTGAAGCGCTGCAACTCGATGCGCATCTGACGCCGCAACCCACGCCGGCCGACGCAACGCCGCGCCCGCATAATTGCCACCTGGCTTCTAACCGGCTCGAAGCGCTTGGGATCGGCCGCCGCACGCCGTTCGATACGGCGATCCGTCAGGTGTTAGCCGCGTTCCCGTGGCGAGGTGCCGCACAAGCGTAG